The following is a genomic window from Desulforhopalus sp..
GTGTTCATGCGAAGGGCATAGATACCTTCACGATATATTTCCGTGCTTTGATTTCCACAGGAGGAAAGGCAGTTATGAATCTTCTTAATAATGCAGTTATCAATATCCCGAAACCGGTCAATGAACCGATCTACAGTTATGCCCCTGGCAGCCAGGAACGTGCTACCTTAAAAAAGGCCCTGGCCGATGCTGCCGGCAAACAGTTGGAGATACCGCTCATCATTGGCGGAAAAGAGATTAAAACCGGCCGGTTAGGTAAAGCAGTCATGCCGCATGACCACCAGCATGTTCTGGCCACATATCACCAGGCCGGGCCGGAAGAGGTACGACTTGCGATTGATACGGCGGTGGCGGCCCAGGGTATGTGGCAGGCCTTCCGTTGGGAAGAGCGCTGCGCGATCTTTTTAAAGGCCGCCGAGCTTTTGTCGAGCAAATACAGGGCTTTGATCAATGCCGGTGCTATGCTGGCCGGTGGGAAGAACGCCTTTCAAGCGGAGATCGACGCGGCCTGTGAGTTTATAGATTTTCTCCGCTTCAATGTCAGCTATGCCCAGGAGATCTACGAGAAGCAACCTGAGTCCTCGGCGGGAGTGTGGAATTACACCCAGCATCGGCCGCTGGAAGGGTTTGTTTTTGCGGTAACACCCTTCAACTTTACCGCAATTGCTGGAAACCTGCCAACCGCCCCGGCAATCATGGGCAATACCGTGGTCTGGAAACCGGCATCTTCCCTGGTATATACGCCGTATCTCATTATGGGGATTCTTGAAGAGGCCGGCCTGCCGCCGGGCGTGATCAATTTTGTCCCAGGCTCAGGGGCGACGGTCGGGGACATATGCCTCACCGATCCAAACCTCGCGGGAGTCCATTTTACCGGCTCGACCCGGGTGTTTCACCAGATGTGGCGGACTATTGGCGAAAATATCGGTAAATACCGGTCGTACCCACGTATTGTCGGTGAAACCGGTGGCAAGGATTTCATCTTCGCCCACAGTAGCGCTGCTGTCCAGCCGCTGGTAACTGCCATGGTCCGAGGGGCTTTTGAATACCAAGGCCAGAAATGTTCTGCAGCCAGCCGGGCCTACATCCCCCGCTCGCTCTGGCCGGCGGTTGAGGCCGGGGTACGGACGGAGATGGCCCGGATCAAGATGGGGCCGCCAACCGATTTCCGCAACTTTGTCGGAGCGGTGATTGATGAAGGGGCCTTTGATACCATTGCCGGATATATCGACTACGCGGGCAAAAATCCGGGAGGGGAGATCCTTATTGGCGGCAAATGTGACAAAAGCATTGGCTATTTCATCGAGCCAACGGTAATCTTGGCGTCCGACCCACATTTCAAAACCATGATTGAAGAGATCTTTGGGCCGGTATTGACAGTGTATGTGTACGAAGATCAGCAATTTGCCGAGACCCTGGAACTCTGTAACAGCTCTTCAGCCTATGGCCTTACAGGGGCCATTTTTGCCCAGGAGCGGGCGGCGGTGAGTCTGGCGATGGCTCGACTGGAGCATGCCGCGGGTAACTTTTATATCAACGATAAACCGACCGGTGCGGTGGTAGGCCAGCAGCCCTTTGGCGGCGGCAGAGCCTCCGGGACCAATGATAAGGCGGGTTCCATGGCCAATCTGATGCGTTGGGTTTCAACCCGGACGATAAAAGAAACATTTGTTTCTCCTGTTGAATTTTCGTATCCTTTTATGGCGGCAGAGTAGTACACGGGAAGACTGAAAACCAGTTGGTTGTTGGCAAAACAACATGAGTACGAGGGACGTATGGCCAAACTGAAGCTGAAGACAATTGTGATCAACCGGGACTGGTGCAAGGGTTGTGGTATCTGCGTGCATTTATGTCCAAAAAAGGTCCTCGAATTGGACGGGTCGGATAAATCGGTGGTGGTTCGGCCGGATGACTGCATATGTTGTCGAATGTGCGAACTCCGCTGTCCGGATCTCGCCATTGAGGTGTTGATCGACGAGGAGGGGGATGAAAATGCCAAATAATATTCGATTTGTGCAGGGAAATGAAGCCTGCGTGGAAGGGGCACTTTATGCCGGGCTCGAGTTTTTTGCGGGATATCCAATAACCCCTTCGACAGAGATTGCCGAGCACCTTTCAGAGCGTCTTCCGGAGATTGGCGGCAAGTTTATCCAGATGGAGGACGAAATTGCCTCGATGTGTGCCATTATCGGGGCATCTCTTACCGGCAAAAAGGTTATGACGGCCACCAGCGGTCCCGGATTTTCCCTGAAACAGGAAGCAATCGGTTATGCCTGCATGGCGGAAATTCCCTGTGTTATTGCTAATATACAGAGAGGTGGGCCGTCTACCGGCAATCCCACCCATGTAAGCCAGGGCGATATCAACCAGGCCCGCTGGGGCACCCACGGCGACCACTCGATCATTGCCCTTACCGCATCCAACCATCAGGATGTCTTCCGGATGACTGTTGATGCCTTTAATATGGCGGAAACCTATCGTACCCCGGTTATTCTCCTCTTCGACGAGGTTATCGGTCATATGCGTGAGAAGCTGATCCTTCCCGAGAAAGGTGAGCTGGATATCGTCGATCGGTTGCGGACCTCCGTGGCCAAGGACGTCGATTACCACCCCTACCTTCCCCGCGAAGACGGACGCCTGCCGATGTCTGATTTTGGTGGCGAACACCGCTATAATGTTACCGGACTGTTCCACGATATGTGGGGGTTTCCCTCCAATAATCCGCAAATTGTCAACGAGTTGCTGCATCATCTTGTGGACAAGATAGAGAAAAACGTTCACGCCATTACCCGCCACAAGGAACACTTTCTGGAGGGTGCGGAGTATATCCTGGTGTCCTATGGTTCGTCCGCCAGATCGGCCATTCACCTGGCGAAAAACAGGCGGAATAAGGGGGAAAAGATTGGGGTGCTTGAGCTCCAGTCCATTTGGCCATTCCCAGTCGAGCTGGTAAAGGAAAAGTGTTCTGATGCCAAGGCCGTGCTTGTCGTGGAAATGAACATGGGCCAGGTTTTGACACAGGTTAAGGCAGCAGTTAAAAACCCTGACAGGGTGTTTCTTGCCAATCGGATCGACGGGAAGCTCATTACCCCCTCGGACATCAAACAACTCCTTCGGGTTATCCAGGGGAGGGGAGTATAAACATGGCAGTGAAAGATTATTTACGGGAACGGTTTTTCCCCCATATGTGGTGCCCGGGCTGTGGCCACGGAACCATCCTCAACTCTCTTGCTCGAGCCGTTGAAGACCTGCAGCTCAATAAAAACGAGATCGTCATGGTCTCGGGAATCGGCTGTTCGGCGAGAATTTCCGGCTATGTCGATTTTCACTCCCTGCATACCCTGCATGGCAGGGCTCTGACCTTTGCTACCGGAGTCAAGTTGAGCCGGCCGCATTTGAAGGTTCTGGTACCCATGGGTGACGGCGATGCCCTGGCCATTGGCGGCAATCACTTCATCCACGCGGCACGCCGCAATATTGATATAACCGCCATCGTCATGAACAACCGGATTTACGGGATGACCGGCGGCCAGTTTTCTCCACTTTCCGGACCGGGGGTAAAGGCGACTACCGCACCGTACCGGACCATTGACAGCAGTTTCGATGTGGTCGAATTGGCCAAGGCAGCGGGGGCATCCTTTGTCGCCCGCTCCACCGCCTTTCATGCCAAGGAATGCACCGAGATGTTGACCAAAGCCATTCTCCATAAAGGTTTTTCGGTGGTTGAGATACTGTCCCAGTGCCCGACCCATTTTGGCCGGAAAAACAAGGAGGGCGATGCCGTCAGCATGCTGGGGCTTTACAAAGACAACACGGCCAAACTTGGCTCTAAGGCATTGGAGGAACGGCCGGGCCTTATTCCCCGCGGTATTTTCGTCGAAAAGGAGCGACCTGAGTACTGCGAAGAGTATGACAAGATTATTGCCATGGCAATGAAGGAGAAGGCATCATGATGAACAGCAGGGTACGCATGGTTTTCTCAGGCTCAGGCGGGCAAGGAGTGATTACCGCGGCCATTATTCTCGCTGAGGCCGCAGTCATCTATGAAGGTTTAAATGCCACCCAGGCGCAGAGCTACGGCGCAGCGGCGAGGGGTGGGGCAACGCGCAGCGATATCATCATCTCCGAGCAGGAAATCAACTTTCCCGAGGTGAGCCAGCCGAACATCCTGGTGTGTTTAACCCAGGAGGCCTATAACACCTATTCATCAATTATTCGGCCGGGTGGCACCTTATTGACCGACAAACGCTTTGTGCAAACAACCCGCAAGGTGGATGCCAAACAAATTGAGCTGGCGATGTACGAGGCGGTTATGGAAAAGATAGGTAAACCGGTGGTATTCAACATCTGTGTCCTCGGCGCCCTTATTGGCATAACCGAGATCTTGCAGCCGCAATCGGTCATGGCGGCGGTTGCCGACCGGGTTCCCAAGGATTTCTTGACCATGAACAATCGGGCCTTTGACCTTGGCCTGGTGCTGGGGGCGCAATTTCACCGGTAATTGCCGGGAGCGCGTGCCGTGAAAGAGGAATACAATTTTACCCTGACAATACCATTGGCCGAATGCGAGGAGGCAATTGCCCTCCTCGCCATGGTTCAGGCCAATTATCCCAATATGCGTCTCAGCCGGAAACCGGACCGGCAGGGGACAGCCCGCTTTTATCTGTCTTTTCCCTATGTTGGTACTCGGACCGATCTTCGCTTCAAGGAATGGTTTGAGGTCCAGAACACCAAAAATTGGCAGCTCTTTGGTCCCAACTACGGAATATGGGGGTTATGCTGAGCATAACCACGAACCAGCTGTAATTATTTAACTATTTTTTCTCAAGAGATACAGATCACCATCCAGCCATTGCCCGTTTTCCTTGCGGATTTGATGGGCCTGATGGCTGAGTACGGCAAACCCCCCGTCGGCAGCACATTGCTCCAGGTAGAGTGGATTGTGGGCGTAGCGTCCTGATGGGTGAAGCTGATAGCTGTCGGTTTGTTGCGCACGTTCAATGGAACAGGCAACCACTGCACCGGCGGTTGACCTGGCGGCAAGCATCGGGAACAAGGGTTTGGGGTCGCCCAAATACACCAGGACATCTGCTGCGATAAAGAGATCATATGTTTCTTTGTCCCGCTCCAGAAAGGACAGAATTTCTTCCTGTTCAAGACGATCATAGAGATTTTTTCCGGCGGCCTTGGCAAGCATTTGCCCGGAAACATCGACGCCCACCAAGCGCCTGCTCATCTCCTTAAAAGACGCCCCGGAAAGTCCAGTGCCGCAGCCGAGATCGAGCACGGCGGCAAAAGGCAGGGCCGCCGGAATGGTCTCGCGGACCATCGCCGCCAGGGCCTTGGGTGCCGTGTACCCGAGTGTTTTTTCCAGATGCTTGTCAAAGCGATGGGCGTATTTATCAAAGATTTCTTCCACATATTGCCGTGGTGCCGATGTTGGCGTGGTTCCTGAAAGGGCTGCCCGCATATGTTGCGCCGGCTGGTGCCCTGGATCGATAGCCAGGAGTCGGTCAAGGATGGTTACGGCTGCATTAAAATCGTTTTGAGCGTTATACAGCCCGGCCAAGTTATAGAGGGTACTGACGTTTCCGGGATCAAGATCGGCACTTTTTTGCAGATACTTGCCAGCCAGGGCGAGATCGCCTCGTTCGCTCAGGATGACCCCGAGGTTATTGAGGGCCAGAGGGTAGTTTGGTTCAATCCGGATGGCTTTTTCGATCAGTTCCAGGCCTTTTTCCGTAAAACCTTCTTGATGGAGTAGTTTCCCAAGATTATTTAAGATTTTTGGATGGTCCGGGGCAAGTTCCAAAGCTTTTTCGTAGGCGGCCCTTGCCTTGGCTGGATCATTTCCCGCCTCAAGGACAGCCCCGAGATTAAGGTGCTGGGCTGGATCATCGGGTGCTGTGGCAAGGGTTTGTCGGCAGTAGGCCTCGGCTGCATCAAGTTTCCCGAGATCGCGGCAGACGATGGCCAGGTTGGTAAGAACGTTGATGTTATCCGGCAACAAACGATGCACCTGCAGATACAGTCTTTCCGCTTCAACAAGCTGCTTGCCTTGATGGAGGACAACCGCTTCGGCAAAAAGTCTTTGTAGATCCTGCATGGAATGGCACCTCTCGCTGTGGATTTGATTGAAAAAAGAAAGAGTACCATGGACCGACGGAGTTGCCAAGGTCCAGGAGAACCGTTGTATGGGCGGGCTTCAAAGGGAGACAGCCGTGCTGAGCGAAACGTCTTAAGTAATCAGGAGGGGTGTTCCTGGCGGAGCAGAACTGTTTCGATTTCTTGACGCAGCAGGTCGCGGCGAATCGGTTTGGAGATGTAGCCATCCATCCCGGCCGCGAGACATTTTTCCCGGTCGCCTTTAACTGCGTAGGCAGTCATGGCGATGATCGGCAGGTGGTGGCCGGTTTTCAGTTCCTCCTGGCGAATGGCGCGGGTGGTTTCATAGCCGTTTAATTCCGGCATCTGGACATCCATAAGGATGAGGTCGAAGGCTTGCTTTTTCAGACGGTCGAGGGCCTGATTACCGTTTTCAGCTACGGTAACAACCCAGCCCTCCCGCTCCAGGACGGTTACTGCAAGTGTTTGATTGATGTACTCATCTTCAACGAGGAGGATTTGCAGCGATCGTCGTGCTTTTTCCGTCATATTGGCTGCAGGCGATGCAGTTTTGCCGCAGATGGTGGCAGCTTTGGTGTCTGGCGGGGCGACTGGGAGGCGGACTGTAAAGTAAAATGTCGTCCCCTCGCCCGGGCTACTTTTTACCGAGATCTTCCCACCCATCATTTCAACCAATTGCGCCGCAATTACCAAACCGAGTCCGGTGCCGGGGTGGTTCGAGTCCCGGGTCGTGCCAAGCTGACTGAAAGCCTTAAAAACATTAGCAATTTCCCGTTCTGGAATGCCGATGCCGGTATCTGTAACAAGAAAACGAAGTTCGACCTGCGGATTTATCCCAGGGTGGGTGGCAAGGTGACGGACAGCCAGGGTGACTCCCCCCTGATGGGTAAATTTAATGGCATTGCCCACCAAGTTAATGAGAATTTGATGGAGTTTGCCGGGGTCGCCCAATAACTGATCGGGAATAGCGTCGTCACATTCGACGTCCATGGCAATGTTCTTCTTGGCGGCGCTGATTGCGAGGATCTCAAGGGCGTCGGCAATAGTGCAGCGCAGGCTGAACGGGCTGATATCCAGTTCGAGTTTGCCTGCCTCGATTTTCGAAAAATCGAGAATATCGTTGATCAATTTCAACAGGCGTTCCGCCGACGAATGCACCATCTCCAAATAGACGCGCTGGAAGCCGGCGATATCTGATTTAAGGACAAGTTCCGTCAGACCGATGATGCCGTTCATCGGTGTGCGGATTTCGTGGCTCATGTTAGCAAGGAAGGCGCTCTTGTTTTTTTCAGCCACTTCCGCCCGGTTCTTAGCCTGTTCCAGGGCATCGACCGCCCGTTTTCGTTTGAGGGCATCACCGAGGTGCCGCGCCACATAGGCCATCAGTTCCTTGTCTTTTTCAGTGTAGACGATCTGATTATAGCTCTGCACCGCGACTGCACCGGCCAGGTCATCGAGGTAAAAGGGGGCGCCCAGCCATG
Proteins encoded in this region:
- the pruA gene encoding L-glutamate gamma-semialdehyde dehydrogenase; the encoded protein is MNLLNNAVINIPKPVNEPIYSYAPGSQERATLKKALADAAGKQLEIPLIIGGKEIKTGRLGKAVMPHDHQHVLATYHQAGPEEVRLAIDTAVAAQGMWQAFRWEERCAIFLKAAELLSSKYRALINAGAMLAGGKNAFQAEIDAACEFIDFLRFNVSYAQEIYEKQPESSAGVWNYTQHRPLEGFVFAVTPFNFTAIAGNLPTAPAIMGNTVVWKPASSLVYTPYLIMGILEEAGLPPGVINFVPGSGATVGDICLTDPNLAGVHFTGSTRVFHQMWRTIGENIGKYRSYPRIVGETGGKDFIFAHSSAAVQPLVTAMVRGAFEYQGQKCSAASRAYIPRSLWPAVEAGVRTEMARIKMGPPTDFRNFVGAVIDEGAFDTIAGYIDYAGKNPGGEILIGGKCDKSIGYFIEPTVILASDPHFKTMIEEIFGPVLTVYVYEDQQFAETLELCNSSSAYGLTGAIFAQERAAVSLAMARLEHAAGNFYINDKPTGAVVGQQPFGGGRASGTNDKAGSMANLMRWVSTRTIKETFVSPVEFSYPFMAAE
- a CDS encoding 4Fe-4S binding protein; amino-acid sequence: MAKLKLKTIVINRDWCKGCGICVHLCPKKVLELDGSDKSVVVRPDDCICCRMCELRCPDLAIEVLIDEEGDENAK
- a CDS encoding 2-oxoacid:acceptor oxidoreductase subunit alpha encodes the protein MPNNIRFVQGNEACVEGALYAGLEFFAGYPITPSTEIAEHLSERLPEIGGKFIQMEDEIASMCAIIGASLTGKKVMTATSGPGFSLKQEAIGYACMAEIPCVIANIQRGGPSTGNPTHVSQGDINQARWGTHGDHSIIALTASNHQDVFRMTVDAFNMAETYRTPVILLFDEVIGHMREKLILPEKGELDIVDRLRTSVAKDVDYHPYLPREDGRLPMSDFGGEHRYNVTGLFHDMWGFPSNNPQIVNELLHHLVDKIEKNVHAITRHKEHFLEGAEYILVSYGSSARSAIHLAKNRRNKGEKIGVLELQSIWPFPVELVKEKCSDAKAVLVVEMNMGQVLTQVKAAVKNPDRVFLANRIDGKLITPSDIKQLLRVIQGRGV
- a CDS encoding 2-oxoacid:ferredoxin oxidoreductase subunit beta; the protein is MAVKDYLRERFFPHMWCPGCGHGTILNSLARAVEDLQLNKNEIVMVSGIGCSARISGYVDFHSLHTLHGRALTFATGVKLSRPHLKVLVPMGDGDALAIGGNHFIHAARRNIDITAIVMNNRIYGMTGGQFSPLSGPGVKATTAPYRTIDSSFDVVELAKAAGASFVARSTAFHAKECTEMLTKAILHKGFSVVEILSQCPTHFGRKNKEGDAVSMLGLYKDNTAKLGSKALEERPGLIPRGIFVEKERPEYCEEYDKIIAMAMKEKAS
- a CDS encoding 2-oxoacid:acceptor oxidoreductase family protein, with amino-acid sequence MMNSRVRMVFSGSGGQGVITAAIILAEAAVIYEGLNATQAQSYGAAARGGATRSDIIISEQEINFPEVSQPNILVCLTQEAYNTYSSIIRPGGTLLTDKRFVQTTRKVDAKQIELAMYEAVMEKIGKPVVFNICVLGALIGITEILQPQSVMAAVADRVPKDFLTMNNRAFDLGLVLGAQFHR
- a CDS encoding tetratricopeptide repeat protein, whose protein sequence is MQDLQRLFAEAVVLHQGKQLVEAERLYLQVHRLLPDNINVLTNLAIVCRDLGKLDAAEAYCRQTLATAPDDPAQHLNLGAVLEAGNDPAKARAAYEKALELAPDHPKILNNLGKLLHQEGFTEKGLELIEKAIRIEPNYPLALNNLGVILSERGDLALAGKYLQKSADLDPGNVSTLYNLAGLYNAQNDFNAAVTILDRLLAIDPGHQPAQHMRAALSGTTPTSAPRQYVEEIFDKYAHRFDKHLEKTLGYTAPKALAAMVRETIPAALPFAAVLDLGCGTGLSGASFKEMSRRLVGVDVSGQMLAKAAGKNLYDRLEQEEILSFLERDKETYDLFIAADVLVYLGDPKPLFPMLAARSTAGAVVACSIERAQQTDSYQLHPSGRYAHNPLYLEQCAADGGFAVLSHQAHQIRKENGQWLDGDLYLLRKNS
- a CDS encoding response regulator, with the translated sequence MGISEKRQHSLPTQSILDLVKELTVGQRTANTLEELAIFLHSSIFPKLGPFSIEIYCPDQSTANYLPLESNNNKVRHAGWNVPQRIPANHQLIADIRNSACPLALNNDSSSPEFLAATGNASHLIAPIRDGWDIFGLLYLGSGESDSFSALYLGAIETLAAIIGSRLKSMSTILQLKESMHALEYSERLRTALYEINDQAHHAKDINDLYANLHQIVGRLIHAKNFYIALVENRKDGQYITFPYFADSQAPQIQGMAVQLGEEDRPICGYLLKTGQPLLLTPENFQRICQEEHISHIGQRPHSWLGAPFYLDDLAGAVAVQSYNQIVYTEKDKELMAYVARHLGDALKRKRAVDALEQAKNRAEVAEKNKSAFLANMSHEIRTPMNGIIGLTELVLKSDIAGFQRVYLEMVHSSAERLLKLINDILDFSKIEAGKLELDISPFSLRCTIADALEILAISAAKKNIAMDVECDDAIPDQLLGDPGKLHQILINLVGNAIKFTHQGGVTLAVRHLATHPGINPQVELRFLVTDTGIGIPEREIANVFKAFSQLGTTRDSNHPGTGLGLVIAAQLVEMMGGKISVKSSPGEGTTFYFTVRLPVAPPDTKAATICGKTASPAANMTEKARRSLQILLVEDEYINQTLAVTVLEREGWVVTVAENGNQALDRLKKQAFDLILMDVQMPELNGYETTRAIRQEELKTGHHLPIIAMTAYAVKGDREKCLAAGMDGYISKPIRRDLLRQEIETVLLRQEHPS